A window from Vicia villosa cultivar HV-30 ecotype Madison, WI unplaced genomic scaffold, Vvil1.0 ctg.000415F_1_1, whole genome shotgun sequence encodes these proteins:
- the LOC131627921 gene encoding uncharacterized protein LOC131627921 isoform X1, protein MKFHKEYLDLILVPCGLLIMFAYHLFLLHRYINRPHTTVMGFENNDKRAWVDRIMQAEKRDVSTALSVIQSNTSAATFLASVSLTLSSLIGAWISSNSNIFFQSQLIYGDTSATTVSIKYICLLTCFLLAFSCFVQSARHFVHANYLVSIPDSFVPISSVELAVIRGGDFWSLGLRALYFALNLLLWFFGPIPMFICSLVMVMVLHYLDSNSRPLHLHPTRSQGGKFQMAKNNGFNVV, encoded by the exons ATGAAGTTTCATAAGGAGTATCTGGATTTGATTTTGGTCCCTTGTGGATTGCTAATCATGTTTGCTTATCACCTCTTTTTGCTTCACAGATATATCAACCGGCCTCACACCACGGTCATGGGATTTGAAAACAATGACAAAAGAGCATGGGTTGACAGAATTATGCAG GCTGAAAAAAGGGATGTTAGCACAGCTCTATCTGTCATTCAATCCAACACATCAGCTGCAACATTCTTGGCCTCAGTTTCTTTGACTCTTTCTTCTCTAATTGGAGCTTGGATTTCCAGTAACTCCAATATTTTCTTCCAGAGTCAATTAATCTATGGTGACACAAGTGCAACCACAGTTTCCATTAAGTACATTTGCTTACTTACATGCTTTCTCCTTGCTTTTTCATGTTTTGTTCAATCAGCAAGACACTTTGTTCATGCAAACTATTTGGTAAGCATACCGGATAGTTTTGTTCCAATTAGTAGTGTCGAATTAGCAGTAATAAGAGGTGGTGATTTTTGGTCACTCGGTCTTCGAGCTCTCTATTTCGCACTAAACTTGCTTCTCTGGTTCTTCGGTCCGATACCTATGTTTATTTGCTCATTGGTTATGGTTATGGTTCTTCATTATCTTGACTCCAACTCGAGGCCACTGCATCTGCATCCTACTAGGTCTCAGGGTGGCAAGTTTCAGATGGCAAAGAACAATGGATTCAACGTTGTTTGA
- the LOC131627921 gene encoding uncharacterized protein LOC131627921 isoform X2, translating into MANQVKLNVNMNDISTGLTPRSWDLKTMTKEHGLTELCRQAEKRDVSTALSVIQSNTSAATFLASVSLTLSSLIGAWISSNSNIFFQSQLIYGDTSATTVSIKYICLLTCFLLAFSCFVQSARHFVHANYLVSIPDSFVPISSVELAVIRGGDFWSLGLRALYFALNLLLWFFGPIPMFICSLVMVMVLHYLDSNSRPLHLHPTRSQGGKFQMAKNNGFNVV; encoded by the exons ATGGCCAATCAAGTCAAGTTAAATGTTAATATGAATG ATATATCAACCGGCCTCACACCACGGTCATGGGATTTGAAAACAATGACAAAAGAGCATGGGTTGACAGAATTATGCAGGCAA GCTGAAAAAAGGGATGTTAGCACAGCTCTATCTGTCATTCAATCCAACACATCAGCTGCAACATTCTTGGCCTCAGTTTCTTTGACTCTTTCTTCTCTAATTGGAGCTTGGATTTCCAGTAACTCCAATATTTTCTTCCAGAGTCAATTAATCTATGGTGACACAAGTGCAACCACAGTTTCCATTAAGTACATTTGCTTACTTACATGCTTTCTCCTTGCTTTTTCATGTTTTGTTCAATCAGCAAGACACTTTGTTCATGCAAACTATTTGGTAAGCATACCGGATAGTTTTGTTCCAATTAGTAGTGTCGAATTAGCAGTAATAAGAGGTGGTGATTTTTGGTCACTCGGTCTTCGAGCTCTCTATTTCGCACTAAACTTGCTTCTCTGGTTCTTCGGTCCGATACCTATGTTTATTTGCTCATTGGTTATGGTTATGGTTCTTCATTATCTTGACTCCAACTCGAGGCCACTGCATCTGCATCCTACTAGGTCTCAGGGTGGCAAGTTTCAGATGGCAAAGAACAATGGATTCAACGTTGTTTGA